Within the Chthoniobacterales bacterium genome, the region ATGCGTCCCAGAATCCGTTCACGTGAAACGGCGGCACGACGGACGAAACGAGCATGAGCAACAGCGCATTCACCACGAAAATGAACAGGCCCATCGTCACGATGATGAAGGGCAGACTGAGGAGCAGCAGGAACGGCCGCACGAAGGCATTCACAATGCCGAGGAGCAACGAGGCGCCGAGCAACGCCCCCGTGGAATCGTAGGAAATGCCGGGCAGCACCCAGGCCGCCGTCATCACCGCCAGCGTCGTGATAAACCAGCGGAGAAGAAAGGCTTGCATGGGGGCAAGCATAGTTTGGCGGGCGCGATTTTGAAGATTTATTTTGCCAAGCCGCAACCAGCTTTCTATTCCCAGTCGAAGGGGAAAATCATCATGCCAAAAGCAAAAAAATCCGAATCCGAGAAAGCCACCAAAGCAAAGCCGGCGAAAGCGGTGAAATCTCCGAAGGCGGAGAAAGCCGCTCCGGAGAAAAAGGCGAAGAAGAAGGCCAAGGCGGAACCCGTCGCGCCTGTCGAGCCCGCTGCTCCCGTCGTCGCTGTCGACATCGAGCCGGTCGTGAAGATCGTCAAGGCCGTCAAGAAGGCCGTCGTTCCAAAGCTG harbors:
- a CDS encoding phage holin family protein, with the translated sequence MLAPMQAFLLRWFITTLAVMTAAWVLPGISYDSTGALLGASLLLGIVNAFVRPFLLLLSLPFIIVTMGLFIFVVNALLLMLVSSVVPPFHVNGFWDAFFGAIIISIASWALSSVFRASDGRVRLITHHESPHAPRIKQADARVIK
- a CDS encoding DUF2934 domain-containing protein gives rise to the protein MPKAKKSESEKATKAKPAKAVKSPKAEKAAPEKKAKKKAKAEPVAPVEPAAPVVAVDIEPVVKIVKAVKKAVVPKLPKVATEIVLSIEEISLRAYFIAERRQAMGWEGSSEQDWIEAERQLKAEAKKKKK